From Callithrix jacchus isolate 240 chromosome 15, calJac240_pri, whole genome shotgun sequence, one genomic window encodes:
- the C15H3orf86 gene encoding chromosome 15 C3orf86 homolog: MSRSQFGQGQKPLDKFFWVNEISGEITYPPQKADAPAVPPERRQERPPSQPRSAQGAPCSPQGPPAQRPAPAPPPKASLKDSGTRKPHPSVPTWGRAKAGGGRSPPPFSAIPVTISSPGGTLPVLGPLGPAPQPLVSTFPLSTSAPWAFTYKLKNVPTKK, translated from the coding sequence ATGTCTAGAAGTCAGTTTGGACAGGGGCAGAAACCTCTAGACAAGTTTTTCTGGGTGAACGAGATAAGTGGAGAAATCACCTACCCCCCGCAGAAGGCAGATGCACCTGCGGTTCCTCCTGAGAGACGGCAAGAGAGGCCCCCATCTCAGCCCAGGAGTGCGCAGGGGGCTCCTTGCAGTCCCCAGGGCCCGCCTGCACAGAGGCCTGCCCCTGCACCTCCACCTAAGGCTTCTCTGAAAGACTCGGGCACGAGAAAACCCCACCCATCTGTGCCGACCTGGGGCCGGGCCAAAGCCGGAGGAGGGAGGAGCCCCCCACCGTTCTCAGCAATCCCTGTCACCATCTCATCACCAGGAGGGACTCTGCCCGTACTTGGGCCCCTGGGACCAGCCCCTCAGCCACTGGTCTCCACCTTTCCTCTCAGCACTTCTGCCCCCTGGGCCTTCACCTACAAGCTGAAAAATGTCCCTACTAAGAAATAA
- the C15H3orf86 gene encoding chromosome 15 C3orf86 homolog isoform X1, with product MVRAISSQACQYSQQGDFQDQVKEGMSRSQFGQGQKPLDKFFWVNEISGEITYPPQKADAPAVPPERRQERPPSQPRSAQGAPCSPQGPPAQRPAPAPPPKASLKDSGTRKPHPSVPTWGRAKAGGGRSPPPFSAIPVTISSPGGTLPVLGPLGPAPQPLVSTFPLSTSAPWAFTYKLKNVPTKK from the exons ATGGTGCGAGCAATAAGCTCTCAAGCTTGCCAATATTCACAGCAAGGGGATTTCCAGGATCAAGTGAAGGAAG GTATGTCTAGAAGTCAGTTTGGACAGGGGCAGAAACCTCTAGACAAGTTTTTCTGGGTGAACGAGATAAGTGGAGAAATCACCTACCCCCCGCAGAAGGCAGATGCACCTGCGGTTCCTCCTGAGAGACGGCAAGAGAGGCCCCCATCTCAGCCCAGGAGTGCGCAGGGGGCTCCTTGCAGTCCCCAGGGCCCGCCTGCACAGAGGCCTGCCCCTGCACCTCCACCTAAGGCTTCTCTGAAAGACTCGGGCACGAGAAAACCCCACCCATCTGTGCCGACCTGGGGCCGGGCCAAAGCCGGAGGAGGGAGGAGCCCCCCACCGTTCTCAGCAATCCCTGTCACCATCTCATCACCAGGAGGGACTCTGCCCGTACTTGGGCCCCTGGGACCAGCCCCTCAGCCACTGGTCTCCACCTTTCCTCTCAGCACTTCTGCCCCCTGGGCCTTCACCTACAAGCTGAAAAATGTCCCTACTAAGAAATAA